The genomic stretch AAAAAAAGTACTTAGACCATCCATTCTACAGAGCTAAGGGATGTCACGTGATGAGTAAAACATTTTTTTTGTCACTAATGAGTTTACAATATTGAAATTGCATGCACTTTTTGTTGCCAGGAGGAAGAATTTACTACTCATTTACTTTTTGATTGTCCAATAACCTTAGAACAAAATTGGTCTTAGATAGAACTTAAGGTAATCTCTCTTGTGGACAATTAAAATGAGATGTTAACAGACTGGATGAAAGATATATAATTTAGATCACAAGTTTATGACCAGGATATGCATTGTTTAGAATCTTCTTCGAAAATGAGAAAAGATATGATTTTTTCTAAAGTAAATTTGTCAGAGAATTTATTCATCAATAATGCGCTTTAAGATTTTAATCCGTGGATGATGAACTTGTTGAAGAAAGGAGTATTAATGCTCAAGCTTCTCGAAATCATAGTTTGACTTCTCCAGAACCTCAGTCCATCAAGATCAATGTGGATGCTGCATTTTCCCTAACAGTGGAGTAGCAGGAGCTAGCAATCACACAAAATCTAGTTCTTAATTACTGGTAGAGTCTATTGCTTGAAAATTACATATGCGACAGACGAAAGGTTTCTTTTTAACATAATCTTATTAAAGGTGATGCAACTAATGTCACTGCGACTGTTCTAGGAGATATAACAGATACCCTAAGTAAAAAAGAGACAGTCTGTAATTCTAGAAAAAGATGATGTTAACTCTTTTATTGATGTAAAATTTTAGTCTATGCCCAAAACTTAGCGCAAACAACTTGGCACATTGTCGGTGTCTATACGCAATGCATGAAAATGTAAATAGTTGGTGGAATgctaaaaacgaaaaaaaaaagaagaaattatttGTCAAATACTATTGTCTCCCATCCCAACCCAAAAATATTTAGATTTTTAACGGTAattcgtttttattttttaattggatattttaaattttattatagcttattttattattttgatattttctttttatcatgtaaaatgaaaaaaaatgacttACTTTTGTGTTGCTCTTGATTTATTTCGTATGATTAAAgtttcctataaaagataatttcaaaatttcaaaCCCTAGCCCAGTTGGTGGGCTGAACTAGAAACTAAAAATTGGCGACCCGGAAGAAGAAAGTGGCGAGAAAACGAAGACCCTATAATTTCGGCTGATGACTAATCACAATTACTCCGGAGAGAAAATAACAAACCAAACTTCTCCAGAGAGAGATGTATATCATCGCGTTTTTCATCATCGGCCATAGTCGCCGTACATTTCTCTCCGATAGTAATTCGCACTAGAAATCCAAGAAAAACCAGAGAGATTTTGCAAAACTAAAAGATGAGCGGCGGCGGCAGCAGCAATGGTGGAAGCGGAACCCCACGCACTAGGTTGGAAAATAGCAATGGGAAGAACATTGGGCGAAGGTAGTTTTGCAAAGGTGAAATTCGCTAAGAATGTTGAAAATGGTGATTGCGTTGCCATTAAAATCCTTGACAAGAATAAAGTCCTCCGTCATGAAATGATCCAAATGGtacaaaaatttattaatttCTTGTTATTCATTTTCTGGGTTTTAATTACATTCATTTGTTCAATTACTCGTCTGTAGAAATTTTCAGCTCttgatttgtgtgattgatttcattttgaagattaaaagAGAAATTTCGACAATGAAGATGATTAAGCACCCTAATGTTATACAGCTTCATGAGGTATCATCGTTGACAAAGATCTTTCTTTATCAGCACTAATTGCACTTGTAAGTATGTATGCATATAGGTTATGGCAAGCAAGACAAAAGTATACATTGTGCTTGAATATGTTGATGGTCGTGAACTCTTCGACAAAATTGTAAGTTGAATACGTATCTTTGTGCGTATTGTTAACATACATGTGTATCACATTTGATTTTGAGATGTGTTTGCTCTTTGAGATGTTTGATCGATTCTGAGTTGATTAATTAGGCTCACCGTGGAAAATTAAAGAGGATGAAGCAAGAAGTTATTTCCAACAACTGATCAATGCTGTGGATTATTGCCACAGTAGAGGTGTTTACCACAGAGATTTGAAGGTTAACTTCCCAATCCTCTACTTTTGATATGTAGATGAATACATACTGGTTATATGCTTGTGAAATTATTTATTGATCCTTTCTTTTATAGTGCAGCCTGAAAATTTGCTTTTGGATACACATGGTGTTCTTAAAGTTACAGATTTCGGATTAAGCACATTTTCACAAGAATCACAGGTAATTAAGTATTTGGATTTACATCAATTTATTTAGGAAACCAAATCCGCTGTGACCGAATTTATCAGTCGTGCAAGATTTAAGGACAACATTTGCTCAAATTGGCGTCAATTCACTCTTATCTTTAATTGAAACGCTGAGTGTTGCTTGATGAGTTTGTCTTGAAACTTGCTGTTGTATGAATTGAGGTTGGATTTATTTTAACCCTTGGATACATATAATTTGGTATTAGAAGTTTGCATTGCATTTAGTTTGAGAAATTTGCAAGGTTTAAGCATCTAAAGATGCCGAGGCTTGGCCAAACTTTAAGATGTCTAGATGCCGAAGACATTGGCTGTGGTCCTTGTTGCTTTGTTAGAGTTCTATGTGATCCTTCTACTTGGCCAAGTATGGAATTAGTTGTTTTTAATACAAACTCTTTGACAACGTTGTCTCTTAATCTAGTTAAGAGTTTTATGAATTGTTTCACACCTTCGTCGTTTGGGCTTCACCGTCTCTATAATTACTCAAGGAATCTTGCATCCTAAATTTTATCTCTTTCGCTCCATCGTGGTTTTGCTTGTTTGTGATAAATTCAGTCTGCTATATCAAGCACACTTAGTGTAGTGCACTAAGATGCCATTCTAATTGATATATTAATTACTGTAGGATGGTCTCTGCCACACAGCCTGTGGAACTCCAAATTATGTTGCGCCTGAGGTATCTATCATACCATGTTTTAAGACTCACACATTTCTTTTTCTTGAACTTCTACAGTTCTACTTCATTGATCTCTTGATAAATTCCTATATATTTTCTATTAATTTGGTATCATGATGATTAGGTGCTTAAAGACAAAGGCTATCATGGTTCAACTTCCGATGTATGGTCTTGTGGAATCATTTATTTGTTTTAATGGCTGGTTACTTTCCTTTTGATCTCAAATATCATGGCTTTATACCGAAATAGGTGCATGATCCATAATCACCGATATGATTCTCGTGCTTTCTCGCACTCTAGAATACTGAACAAAGAAGTGAATAACACTTTCTTTATCTTGTATATCTCAAAAACCTGCAGATCTACAGAGCTGAATTTTCATTTCCTGGATGGTTTTCATCAAGTTCGAAGAAACTTATTAAGCGTATCCTTGATCCTGATCCTGCTACTGTAAGTGTCAACCTTTTCTCACTTTTGAGTAAAAACTTTCCATATTTAACATCACTTATTTTCATTACAGAGGATTACAATTCCACAAATTTTAGAAACTGAGTGGTTTAAGAAAGGGTATAAGCCACCAAATTTTAAGCAGGACGAGGAGGATATAAGCCTTTCTGACATTGATGCAGTTTTTAATGATTCCGAGGTAATCAATGCCTCTGTCGAAATATATGTTTATCAGGACTACCCGTAAATGCTTAGTTATTAGCAGggtttggtgtttttctctacCCTGTTTGGTTAACACATAACAGTATTTACAAATTTCTAGCTTACTTGTATCTCTTGTTCTCACCTAACAGGAGCATTTGGTAACAGAGAGAAGAGAAAAACCTGTATCAATGAATGCATTCGAACTTATTTCCAAGTCTCAAGGTCTAAACCTGGGCAATTTGTTCGAGAACCACCGAACGGTACGTTTTACAAACTACAAAAGATAAATTACTTGGCAGGCAAATTCTTACTTATTGTGTTCATTATTCAgttctcataaaaaaaaaaatctgggtGTTCTTATTTTAATCTTCCATAGTAATTGTGTATACAGAATTCTATAAAGAGAGAAACGCATTTTACTTCTCAGTGTCCTGCTAATGAGATAATGTGTAAGATTGAACAAACGGCTAAACCTCTTGGTTTTAATGTTCGCAAACAAAATTATAAGGTATATTCTTACTCTTCCCAAGGTTTTTTTTACAAattgttcttcttcatttttgtgTTAAGTCTGGCAACAGTAGGGACTGATGTTAGTTTCTTATTTGTTCTGAACCCATTGTAGATGAAGTTGCAAGGTGATAAAACAGGACGAAAAGGCCATCTTTCTGTTGCTACAGAGGTACATACCAACTATGTTTAGGATATGCATCCATTTTAATTGGTTGGACAAAGCATGCCTACTTTTAAAGAATACACTACTATAAGCCTAAATCTGCAGTATGCCGTGGCACTAATAGAAGAAGTATGGCTACTCGCACTAGCATTAAGAGATTAAACTCAAAACCACACCAAGAAATGAAGTTGGCTTATCATTGTTTTTTGTGATTCTCTACTACCTATCCCCTTTTCACTCCTGGAGTTTCTTTAATCACCTAACATCCAGGTTTTTGAGGTGGCTCCATCTCTACACATGGTGGAGCTTCGAAAGACTGGTGGTGATACACTGGAATTTAAACAGGCATGTAGCTAAATTTGTACATTGAAAACTTCAATTTGGTCTTTAAGGTCAATGGCATTTTAAAAAAATATGGTTGTTGGAATAAATGACAGTTCTACGAGAGCTTTTCAACTGGATTAAAAGATATCGTCTGGAAAGCAGAAAAAATACCGGAAGAATCAAGGTAAGTCACTGCTTCTTTTATTTGGTTCACTGTATAGTACAGTAATACCCACCCACATCGGGCCATAATGTGGGCGAGATGTAGGGGTAGGTTTATATGAAGTTGAGCATTAAAATGTTACTGTCTTACTTGTGCAGTTGATCCATTTGTTAGTCGGGCTTGCTGTCACCCTTCATTGTATACGTACTCTATATAGGATATGGGATTGTCGAAGAGTTGTCCCTTTCGTATAAATGATACATATAGTAGGGTGGGGAAAGAAATCTAAAACTTGAGTCTTTGCCAGTtggttgatttttcttcttctttttcttccaaaGCTAATCGGTGATCAGATTAGATTTTAGAGAGGTCTTCTGTTTATGTTTCCGTGTGAAAGTAAACATAAACTATTGATGTATAATGATAAGATGTAATCTTGTGAAGGCAATGATAATGTGGGTAAATAGGTATACCAATCTTGGCATTCGGCTGATGCATATCTGACTCTAAAAATTAGCCAATTATAAGAATGCCTTCTGGTGCTGAAATGTTTGGCGTAATTAGGAAAATGAAGCCAAATAAATCCCCCCGTACTGAGGGGTTCCCTGTCCGACAATGAAGGATGAACGCTGACACTAATATTATTCAGTTATTCCTAATCCCCACAATGAAAACCAtataaaaccaactcaaatctcagccatgtcatttgagaaaaataCCCCTAGCAAAGCCAGTACAGTAAACATGGTCACCCTTCTGAGTCTGACCACCCTCAAACCTGCAAGATGAGTACCACTAGACACGCTATCACAATTTACCATATGAAGCCTGGAGGACCCCGGCAGTGCCGGAGGCAAATGTATTTGATGTAAATTTAGCCTTTTATAGGGGTAAATGTGGATCTAAGAAATAAGGTTTAACACTTTATTGGTTTTAACCCGACCTGGTAAACAGCTTAGCTGCTGCACCGTTGCTCCCTGGCATCTCGAACTGGCATAGCAAGAGTCTAGAATTCATTTCATTTGTAGACTTGACGATTTCTTGTTCCCCATGCGTGACGTGAGTAAAGAAAGTTAAAGCTCAAGGATCAAGATCCACAGCAAGCTACATTATATCACGCATTGATTAACCTTCATTCCAGCCAACTCCGACAGATCTTTCGCCGGCTTTAATTTTTGACAGAAGTTGAAGACGACCCCAAGACCACTAAATTGACAAGTGATAAATCTATTGGCTGCTACAGTAACAAAACAAATTAAGCTAGCTACTCACATTGACTACATTTTTCAAACCAACTCCCAAGATTATTTTTTTACCAGCTTTAAATTTTTGAGAAAAGTTGAATACGACCCCAAGACCTATACATAAATTGCCAAGTGACAACTCGTATTTCATGGTCTTAGGCTGTTAGCTTCATGAATTAATGGCTTTGGAAACCTTATTAAGTGGCCCTCTAGAGTCTAGACTAACAACAACAGCACATACGTAGAAGAAGAAACATTTCTTCAAGACTAAGTGACCAAACTTTAAGAGAGTTTGTTTATCTACACATAAACTGCAGTAAAATTGACGTGACAATGGAGGAGGAGAAGGTCAATATCATGTGGTTGAGAAATGGTTGGATGCATTTTAAATGTAGAACACTAGCTAGTAAATGTCTTTGCCCACCAACATCTAGATCTAGTCCGTACGGTACATAACTATAACTTCAACTACATTTGCTTCATCTGGAAGCTAGCATTTTACAACCCACACCATCACGTTTTCTATTTGTACAATTGAACCCCCCAACGATCTCAACTGCATCATTTAAACGTTTAAAGCTGAAACAATAATATTCATCACCTGCATTGTCGACGTTGGCCGTACAAGATGTATATGTGAACAAAAATAAGACAACACTATCACGAGAGATGGGTTGTAGCGTTAAATTTGTGCCTGCTCTTCTATAATTTGGCATGGTAAATTTTGTAGCTCCTCACTGTATGTTGCACTCATCCCTGACAAGGCAAGAGCTTCAGTTAACCAAAACGAAATAGTTTGGCTGCTCATGGGACCAGCAATCTACTCAGATTGCCAAGTTCAGTAACTTGCGTAAATTATCTATCAGTAAAATTCATTTATGATAACCTTTTTAGCTGGTTAAGAAATTTGTTGGTGTTGGTGTAATAGTCATCCACTTTATTACAGGACATTTGCGTGGTTTAAAAACAAGGACCAAGTACTAGTCTCTCAACTATATAAACCCTCCCATTGTGCATAACTTTCTTCATAACTAGCATTAGCAAGAAAGAAAACactacccaaaaaaaaaacattaagagATAGCTAGTCAAGAGTGATCAAGAGAAAAATGGCAACAACTGCAACATCGCCAACACCAAGCTCAATAGTGACTCAAGAGAAAGCGGCAACAACAGCCGCAACATCACAAACCTCAGTGGTGAGTGAAGAGAAAACTGCAACACCACTAACACCAACCCTAATGGTGAGTGAAGAGAAAATCgcaacagcagcaacatcacCAACAGCAGCAACCATAAAGGTGATTGAAGAGATGAAACCAAAAGCTGGAGTTCACTATGGAGCTGAAATATGCAAAGAGAAAGTGAAAGAATTTCTAAAACTACATGAGTTACCAAATGGTTTATTACCATTACATGACATTGATGAATGTGGTTTCGTACCAGAGACGGGTTACTTCTGGTTCAAAAGAAAGTACAAACTTGAATACAAGTTTGAGAATCTAGATAGGCTAGTTTCTTATGCATCTGAAGTTACTGGTTATGCTGAAAACAAGAAGTTTAAGAAAGTCACTGGGATCAAAACTAAAGAACTCTTGATGTGGATTACGGTTAATGAGCTAACCGTTTCTGGGGATGACAAAGACGATAAGAAGTCCGGGAGCAAGATTACGTTCAAGACACCCACTGGTCTTTATCGATCTTTCCCTGTTTCGAGTTTCACCATCGAAGAGTAATTCAGTTAGTTATATATGATGATATGCTTATGTTGTTTGGTTCCTTTAGTTTGTTTTAAatttcttagctagttttctaAGTAGTATTATGAATAAAGTTTTAATGTATTAGGTGTTTGTTTTACGATCTACATGTCATGGTACTGTGTTTGTTTACATGGACTAATACAACTTTATTATAATTGGTTGTTGTGTGGGTGGAAATGAAGTTAATTTGGTAGAGATATTTTGGTCAGATTATTAAATTGTTGGTTAAAATGGACAcatcttattattattaatattcaaAAATCAACATTTGACATACGGGTTCTGATCTGCATCAGTACCTTATTCGCTCTATTTTCCTATAACATATATCAACTGCATTACACAATAGGATTTATCAGATCACTTGATAAGTCCCACAAGACACAATCTGCACCGAATTCGCTTGACTTCAATCCGATGGTATTTGCACCGATGTCGGTATGTTCCCCGACATCCCTGTCTTTACCTTTGTCATGAAGCCCATTTTGTTGATCTCCACCGGTGCAATTGCTTCCCGTGCAAATACTCTGGTTCCATGGTGAACTAATATCCCCTTCATTCCCATATGATGAAGGACCATACTGAAATCCAGATGCGGAACCGAGGAAAccatccataaatccatcatCAGATGTCTCTTCAGTGGACGTTATCATTGGCCAAGGTCGACTTAAAGGTTTCTCGTGTTCTTGCTGCATTGCTCTTGAAACACTCATCTTTATTTTCTGTATAGTTTCGTCGATTCTGTCATCCGGTTTCCCCGCAATGTTGGTGTAAGCTGTCGATGCAGGGTTTGAGTCGTATCTAGGTGGAGAAATTCCTGAATGTTGGAACTGGAAATCGACGCGTTTCTTCGAGAGAAGGTGAAGCATCTCGTCTTTAAAGCATCCGAGAGCAGCTTCAGTCAAGTGAGCTACCTGCGGTGGGGCTAATGTGGTTGCAATCTCAGCCATTAGATGGGAGAATGGTTTGTGTGTAACCGGATCAATTCCCATTCCGGACAGCTTCTTCTTCAACTTAGTGTTCCAGTGATTCTTTATATCATTGTCAGTCCGGCCAGGCAGTTGTGCTGCAATGAGTGACCACCTGAGCTCCAAAAAAAATTAGATAACAATACCGGAAAATGGAAGGATTTTGAAGCCAATAAGATGTATGTATGTGTTTTTTTTACCTGTTTCCAACAACAGAATGAAGCTTCACAATGGTTTGCTCTTCGGATTCAGAGAATTCACCGTGTTTGAGATCGGGACGGAGATAGTTTGTCCATCTCAAACGACAACTCTTACCACATCTCTGCAGACCTGTTATTATACAAAACCAAGTTGTTCAGGTAAAAATGAGGGATGTAAGCAAACAAAAATAGATGTTATAAAATAAGAGTGGGTTCTCTATATACCAGCATTTTTAGGGATGAGGCGCCAATTGCGAGTACCATGCTGCGCAATGTATGCAGAGAGTTTGTTGTCTTCTTCAGGTGTCCATTGTCCCCTTTTCACGTTGTCTTTCTCGCAGCACGGAAttcttcccatcttaatttctgcAGTCTGTCTCTTTCCCGTTAATTAAAAAAACTTGTCACAACAAACAGATTTAGAAGAGAGATCGGCTTGATTAATGGCaataaaatggagaaaaaaaataCCCAAGAAAATTGAATTATGTGTAAGTGAGTGAGAAGAGAATTAGTGTGCAGAGGTTTTTAAACAAAAAGGAATAAGAGAGGAGAAGTGCTCACGTGGATGCATTCTGGCATTGATTATGCATGATTTGCTTAAAGAATTCAACGCTGTTATGTGCGTGAATTATGTACCGGTAGCCCACCCTCAAGACGCTCGGTCAACATTCTTTCAACGTCGAAGCTACGTGCGAAGCTCACAGACACATACACACGCATAACAACTTTGTATATACTTTAACCAGTCATGCAGTTTCACATGGCCATATGCTGAAAATCCAAAGTGCATGCCCTCTCGAGTTAGTTAGTAacatcttcttcctcctgctccaCAGTATCTTCTTGGGTAACTGAATCTTTGATGGACTTGATCTAAGCTCTTGCAGCATCCCAAAATACATGGAATTACATCACCAGCAGTAGCCTCAAACCTCAGTTTTGAATTCTGCTGGAAAGGCTAATTGAGCAGTTGACTCCATATTAATTATTTTGCCCGTACACAGAAAATCAAGAACTAATTAAGTGCAACTTGGAACTTGTTAGATTTTTAGTTTGTTGATATCTGACGGTGTTAATGCCGGAGAACCTCCCTTTTATGGGTTCAGAATGCATTTCAACTAGCTAGAAGCTTGATGAGACTTGCGAGTCTGGTTCAAGTTGTACTGTATCCTGGTGCAGGTAATGGGCTTGATACAATACGTGTGTTGATGGGCTTGTTTTCCCTTTGTCATAAGAATGAACGGTTTTTTGGGCACCACCCAATTTTGGTGGGGGACCATTAAGTGACAGGAACATCTACCCTACATTTTTAAGGGGTGTGCTAAAGATTAGAGAAGACTAACCTGCCCTCACTCTAATTAAGATTATAATTAATCCTAATAATCCACTAATCTAACCACTACCCTTTAGTCTAACCCActaaataaaaacctaactaacccaactgattaatttcagtttcaaaattaaacaaaacccttcttcttctttttatcttcttttcttcttctttgtagaCATCGTCGTTAATCGTCGATTTCGAAAAAATTTCATCGTCGACTAATCAATTGTTTATAAACAATACGCTCCAAGCAGACTCCAAGAATTCCAGGATTGAATATGGGACTCACACATATAGCGAATCTCCCATATGAATTTCAAATTGGTACTTGAAGCAAAGTTGAGAGACCAAATCAAGCAtccaacaggaaaaaaaaaagtctgaTTCGAGTAAAATGCAAATTCgcgggtaatttccttcatacccattctttttaattagttttttgttgaagaaattgattagaaatcatcaaaacccactaaaaatggtagttacagtaAACATTTCGGCTAGGAGATTTTTGGTCTAACCCTAGATTTGGTAACCGAACTTCTAGAAATAAGAACACTTCGGTAAAGTAGGCTAATGTATGGTAACCGAACTATGTAG from Papaver somniferum cultivar HN1 unplaced genomic scaffold, ASM357369v1 unplaced-scaffold_131, whole genome shotgun sequence encodes the following:
- the LOC113332289 gene encoding transcription factor MYB80-like; its protein translation is MGRIPCCEKDNVKRGQWTPEEDNKLSAYIAQHGTRNWRLIPKNAGLQRCGKSCRLRWTNYLRPDLKHGEFSESEEQTIVKLHSVVGNRWSLIAAQLPGRTDNDIKNHWNTKLKKKLSGMGIDPVTHKPFSHLMAEIATTLAPPQVAHLTEAALGCFKDEMLHLLSKKRVDFQFQHSGISPPRYDSNPASTAYTNIAGKPDDRIDETIQKIKMSVSRAMQQEHEKPLSRPWPMITSTEETSDDGFMDGFLGSASGFQYGPSSYGNEGDISSPWNQSICTGSNCTGGDQQNGLHDKGKDRDVGEHTDIGANTIGLKSSEFGADCVLWDLSSDLINPIV